In the genome of Actinomycetes bacterium, the window CCCGATGGCCGGCCTGGCCCTCCTGCTCGCCGTGCCGTCGTCCGACGGGCACTGGGAGCACCATCCCTCGCACTTCTGGCTGGTGTCCGGCGTCGCTCTGCTGAACGTCGTCCTCGGTCTGGTCGTGAGCGAGGTAGCGCGGCGCAGCCTGGACGAGCGGCTCTTCCTCGTCTCCATGGTCCTGCTCACCAGTGCAGCCTTCCTCGGCCTGCACGCGCTGGCCACGCCCGGCGTGCTGCTCCGCGGAGCCAACGCCGGCTTCGTCCTGGCCACGCCGGTCGGGCTGCTCCTTGCGTCGGTCTTCGCCGCGCTGTCGTCGCTCGAGGTGGACGCCCACGCCGACACCGTGCGCCGGCTGGAGACGCCCATGCGGGTCGGGCTGGTCGTCGTGCTCGGGGGGTGGGCGGTCGCCTCGATGGCCGGCGTCCCCCCGCTCGACCGGGTCATCGAGTCGGAGCGGGCGCCGTGGCTGCTGGTGCTCGTCCCGTTCGGCGTGGCGGCGTACGCCTTCGCGGCCTGGCGCTACCTGCGGCTCTACCGCGCGCGCCGCCGTCCGCTGCCCCTCGCCGTGGCGGTTGGGTTCGTGCTGCTCGCCGAGGCGCTGGTCGCGATGGCGTTCGGCCGGGCCTGGCGGGCGTCGTGGTGGGAGTGGCACGTCCTGATGGCAGTGGCATTCGCCACGATCCTGGTCGCCGCCCGGCACGAGTACCGCACTGCGCACTCGGTGTCGGGAGCCTTCGGGGGCATGTACCTGGAGCGCACGCTGGAGCGGCTGGACCGGCGTCAGTCGGTCGCGATGGCCGAGCTGGTCCGCGCCGACGCCACAGGCACCGTCGCCGAGGCCGCCGAGCTGCTGCGTTCGCGCGGATTCCCCGCCGACCAGGTCGCGGTGATGACCGACTCGGCGCGTGAGCTCGCCCGGATGGACCGGCTGCTGCGTCAGTACGTCGGGCCGCACCTGGCCGACCGCCTCGACGAGGATCCGGCGCTGGCCCGGCTCGGCGGGCGGGAGCAGGAGGTCTCCGTGCTGTTCGCGGACCTCGCCGGCTTCACGACGTTCGCCGGGGGCCGGCCGGCCACCGAGGTGATCGACATGCTCAACGCCTACTGGGGCTCGGTGGTCCCCGTCGTGGTGGACCGTGAGGGCGGACTGATCGAGCGGTTCGCCGGCGACGCGATCCTGGCCGTCTTCAACGCCTTGGGTGACCATCCCGACCACGCGGCGCGAGCGGTGCGCGCCGCCGTCGCCGTCCGGGACCACTCCTCCGACGTGCGGACCTCGAAGGAGTGGCCCCGGTTCCGTGTGGGCGTGAACACCGGGGTGGCGGTGATCGGGAACGTCGGCGCCGGTGCGCAGCGCTCTTTCGCCGTGATCGGCGACACCACCAACGTCGCCGCCCGCCTGCAGGGTCTCTCCCGGCCGGGCCGCATCACCGTCTCGGGCCGGACCGTGCGCGAGGCGGGCTCCGGGACCGGTCTCGCTCTCGACGTGCGCCCTCTCGGGCCCACCGACCTCAAGGGGAAGTCGGAGCCGGTGGAGGCCTTCGAGCTCCTCTCGGTGACCTCCGACACCCCGCGCTGAGGCGGCACGCCGAGCCGGGAAGCGGTCAGGAATCGAGAAGCCCCGGGGTCCCGGCGGACCTAGCGTTGGCTGCAGATGGCCCGGCGCCCCGCCAGGCCGCAGCGTCGAGAGGCAGCCCGCACATGCCCACGAAGACCGCCACGACAGCGTCCGACGGCTTCACCGCCCAGGAGCGAGCCGCGATGAAGGAGCGCGCCGCGGAGCTGCGCGCCGAAGGCAAGAAGGGCGCCAAGAAGGCCGACGGGCTCCAGGCGGTCCTCGACAAGATCGCCGACATGGCGCCGGAGGACCGCGCACTCGCCGAGCGCGTGCACGTCGCCGTGACGGCCAACGCGCCGCAGCTGTCGCCCAAGACGTGGTACGGGATGCCCGCCTACGCCAACAAGGACGACAAGATCGTCATCTTCTTCCAGGACTCCGGGAAGTTCGGCTACCGCTACTCGACGCTCGGCTTCCAGGACACCGCCAACCTCGACGACGGCGACCTGTGGGCCGTGTCGTACGCCCTCAAGCGGTGGGGTCCCGCGGTGGAGAAGAAGGTCGTCGCCCTCGTGAAGGCGGCCGTCTCCTGACCCACCGGCCCCGCGGGGTCTTGGCGGACCGGCGCCTTGGCGGCTCGTTGCTTGGGCCGCTTCGGCCAAGCTCCCTAAGGGGTTGGGACGAGGCGGCGGCCCTCCGTCTTGAGCCGCCGCCCCTACCGCTAGTCGGCGTCCGGGCGCCCAAGAGCGGTGCTGGGGGGTGCTGGCCGCGGGACGGCCTTGGTGCCGGGCGTGACCGGCTGCTCTCCGGCCGCGATGCGTCTGGCCAGGTCGCGGAGCTTGACGTTCATCCGTTGCGAGGCCTGGGAGAGCATGGAGAAGGCCTCGTCGCTGCTGACGCTGCCCTGCGACTTGATGATGCCGATGGCTTCGCCGATGACCTGCCGGGACTCGATGGCGGCCCGTAGGTGCGCCTGCTGCCGGGAGGCGTCCACGACGACGGCGCCCAGCGAGGCGAGCAGGATCGCCAGCATCTGGTCCTCGTCGGTGAAGGAGTTCTCCTTGGTGGAGTAGAGGTTCATCCCGCCCAGCGTGTGGTTCGGTGCGGCGTCCAGGGTCAGCCGGCAGCTCACCATGCTGCCGACGCCGACCTCGTCGGCCATCCGGGCGCCGGACCTGGGCCAGCGCAGGTCGCTGCGCAGGACGGGTACGTAGAGCCACCGCTCCTGCATCGCGGCGTCCAGGCACGGACCTTCGTGCTCCTCGTACTGGATCTGGTCCCCGTCGCGGGCCAGCAGGTCGGTCGCCGCCCGGGTGACCGCACCGTCGGGTGTGAGCAGGCTCAGGCTGGCGGAGTCGCAGCCCCGGATGGCGTCCCGAGCGGTCTCGGTGATCCGCTGCATGCTGTCGTCGGGGTCCTCCGATGACTGCACGTGCTGGGCGATCTCGCTGAACGCCTCGATCAGTGAGGGGGTGGGGTGGGCAGCACCGGAATGAGGCATGACGCGACGCTTCTCTCAGGGAGGTAGACGTCGAGCCTGTGACGGAAGGCTGTTCCAGCCACCACACGAAGGGCGCCCGCGGACTTCTCACTCTAGACCACACCCGCCGCAAGGGGGCGCTGCAGGTTTCACTGCCGGGCGGGCGGGGACCCGCCTGGTCACCCGAGCGCAGCAGGAGGACAGGAGGAGACGTCGATGACGACCAAGGTCAAGGACGAGGTCACGGTAGAGGTCCCGGTCAACCTGGCCTACAACCAGTGGACGCAGTTCGAGGAGTTCCCACGATTCATGGACGGAGTCGTGTCGGTCGACCAGGTCACCGACTCACGGCTGCACTGGGTGGCGGAGGTTGCCGGCGTCCGGCGCGAGTGGGACGCGGAGATCCTCGAGCAGCTGCCTGACCGGAAGGTCGCCTGGGCGGCCACCGAGGGCGCCACGAACGCCGGTGCCGTCTACTTCGAGTCGGTGGACCCCGGGCGGACCCTGGTCCGCCTCGAGCTCGAGTACGAGCCGGAAGGCCTGGTCGAGAAGGCGGGTGACGCCCTCGGGCTGGTCAAGCGGCAGGCCAAGGAGGACCTGTCCCGCTTCAAGTCCTTCATCGAGAGCCTGGACGTTCCCACGGGCGCCTGGCGCGGCGACGTGCGCCCCGGCGCGGCTGTCGGGACGCCAGGGACGGCGGAGGCCGCCAGCTCGAGGGGCGACGCGGGCAAGGCCGGCGTGTCGCCGACCGTCGTGGCAGGCGCTGCAGTGGCGGGGGCCGCCGCCGTCGCGACCGGGTTCGCCGCGACCAGGTCGGGGGGCGACCGTGAAGGGACCGAAAGCGCTCGCGACGTGGTGGACGTCCTCACCAGCGACCACGCCGAGATCACGGCGCTGCTCGCGGTCATCAGCAACGAGGCCGACCCGCAGCGTGCACGGGATCTTGCCGACACCGTGGTGGCCGAGCTCGTGCGGCACTCCGTCTCCGAGGAGATGCACGTGTACCCGGCCATGCGGAAGCACCTCCCCGACGGGGACAAGGCGGTGGAGCACGACATCGAGGAGCACAAGGAGATCGAGTCGCTGCTCAAGGAGCTGGAGAAGGCGGATGCAGCCGGCAGCGACTTCCGCGACGTCGTCCGGAGGCTTACGGACGTCCTTGACGACCATGTCGCCGACGAGGAGCAGGAGCAGTTCCCTCAGCTGCGGGCCCGGATCCCCGCAGCCGAGCTGGTCGAGATCGGCGCCAAGGTGGAGCGTGCCCAGCGGCTCGCTCCCACCAGGCCGCACCCCAACGCGCCGAACGCCAAGCCCTTCCACCTGCTCGTCGGCCCCGGCGTGGGGCTCGTCGACCGCCTCCGCGACCGGCTCACCGGCCGCGCCGAGAACACCTAGCACCGGTTGGAGATCGACGCCCTCCCCTGACCCCGCCAGGAGAACCGTCTCGTCGTCCGCGCATCGAGCCGGCGCACGGGGGTAGGGCGTCCTCGACGGCTTACCCGACGGGATGGAGCGGCTCGTGGTCCAGCAGGCGCGGCACCGCACCGAGGACCCGACGGCGGACCGCCGGTCTGGACCCGGGCCGCGGGAGGTCGTCGACATCCACGACCCGGCCACCGGCCGCGCCGTCGGGCAGGTCGCGGTCGCCTCGCCCGGGGACGTCGCCAACGCGGTGCAGGCGGCCAGGGAGGCAGGCAGCGGATGGGCGCGCCGTGCGCCCGGTGACCGTGCCGAGCTGGTCGGTGCAGTCGCGGCACGAATACTCGAGCACGGCGACGCCCTCACTCGGTCGACGACGGCGGAGATGGGACGGCCTGCCGAGCTCGCGCGCGGCGGGGTGCAGGCCGCGGCGGCAGCGGTCCGGCAGTATGCCGAGCTGGCGCCGCTGCACCGTGGCCGGTCGCTCCAGGGAGCCTGGGACGCGGTCGACCTCATGCTCCCCCAGCCACGCGGCGTCGTCGCGGTCATCACACCGTGGAACGACCCGGTGGCCGTGCCGGCCGCCCTGCTCGCCGCCGCGCTGCTCACCGGCAACACGGTCGTCTTCAAGCCCTCCGAGCGGTCGCCGCTGACCGGGGAGAAGCTCGCCCGCCTCTTCGCCGAGGACCTGCCGGACGGCGTCCTCACGGTGGTCCAGGGTGACGGCCAGGTGGGCGCCGCGGTCGTCGACGCCGGGGTCGACGTCGTGGTGCACGTAGGGTCCACGGCGGCCGGCCGGGCGATCGCCGCGGCCGCAGCGGCCACCGGGGCAAAGGTCGTGCTGGAGAACGGCGGCAACGACCCGCTCCTGGTGGACGAGGACGTCGACCCGGTGTGGGCCGCCGGCCAGGCGGCGCTGGGCGGGTTCATCAACTCCGGCCAGCTGTGCACGGCCGTAGAGCGGGTGTACGTCCACGAGTCGGTCATCGACGAGTTCGTCGCGGCGTTGGTCAAGGAGGCGGAGTCGCTGGTCATGGGCCCCGGTGAGGACCCGGCGACGACACTCGGTCCCCTCGTCGACGAGCGGGCCCGCCGCGCCGTCCACACCCAGGTTCGGGAGGCCCAGGAGGCCGGCGCCAGCACCTGGACCGGCGGCTTCGTGCCGGAAGGAGCAGGCAGCTTCTACCCGGCCACGGTGCTGACCGACGTCCCGCCAGGGGTCGCCGTGCTCGCGGACGAGACCTTCGGCCCCGTGCTGCCCGTGGTCGCAGTTCCCTCGTTCGAGGCCGGCCTGTCAGCCGCGGCGTCGTCGCCGTACGGCCTCGCCGCCACCGTCCTGACGGCGGACATGGACCACGCCCAGGAGGCGTGGCGGAAGCTGCCGGTCGGCACGGTCAAGGTCAACGCCGTGTTCGGCGGTGCGCCGGGCGGTGCTGCCCAGCCGCGCGGCTGGAGCGGCGAGGGATTCGGCTACGGCCCCGAGCTGCTCGACGAGCTGACCGCCACCAAGGTCGTGCACCTCGGCCGCGCCACCCGCCGAGGCGAGCGGTGAGCCGCGAGGTCCGGCGCGCGGTCGTCACCGGCGGGGCCGGCTTCCTGGGGTCGCACCTGTGCAGCCGGCTGGTCGAGGAGGATGTGGAGGTCGTCTGCCTGGACAACCTGCTGACCGGCGACCCGGCCAACCTCGCGCACCTGCAGGGTGACGACCGCTTCCGCTTCGTGCGCTGCGACGTCACCGACTTCGTCCACGTGCCCGGCCAGGTGGACCTGGTGCTGCACTTCGCCTCCCCCGCGTCGCCGGTGGACTACCTCAAACTGCCCATCGAGACGCTGAAGGTCGGCAGCCTCGGCACCCTCCACGCGCTCGGTCTCGCGCTGGAGAAGGAGGCCCGCTTCGTGCTCGCCTCGACGTCCGAGGTCTACGGGGACCCGCAGGTCCACCCGCAGCCCGAGTCGTACTGGGGCCACGTCAACCCGGTCGGCCCCCGCGGCGTGTACGACGAGGCCAAGCGGTTCGCGGAAGCCATGGTCACCGCCTACCGCACCAGCCGCGGCGTCGACACCGGCATCGTCCGCATCTTCAACACCTACGGCCCGCGGATGCGCCCGGACGACGGCAGGGCCATCCCCGCCTTCCTGTGCCAGGCGCTGACCGGGCAGCCGCTGACCGTGGCCGGTGACGGCAGCCAGACCCGGTCCATCTGCTACGTCGACGACCTGGTGACCGGCATCGTCGCTCTCGCCCGCAGCGAGCTGTCCGGACCGGTCAACATCGGCAACCCGGACGAGATGAGCATGCTCGAGCTGGCCCGCCGCATCATCGAGCTCACCGATTCGTCGTCCGACATCGTCTTCGTCGATCGGCCGGTCGACGACCCAGGCGTGCGCAGGCCGGACACGACGCTGGCCCGGGAGCGCCTCGGCTGGGAGCCGGCGGTGCCATGGCAGGAGGGACTCCGGCGCACGGCCGAGTGGTTCGCCGCCGCGACCGCCGCGGCCTGAGCCGTCTCATCCGAAAGGCTGCGCGGCCTCATACCCGGGCGGCCGCCGCGGCGAGCGTGACCACCTCGTCCGGCTCGATCGCGAGCAGGGCCGGGTCCGCCTCCGGGTGCCACACGACGCGGTGCTGCGTCCGGTCCACAGGGGGGCCCCACAGGTCCGGTGACATCGGACCGAAGAGGAGCACAGACGGTGTGCCGAAGGCTGTCGCCAGGTGCGCGACGCCCGTGTCGCCGCAGACGACCAGTCTCGCCCCGGCGACGAGCGCCGCCAGCTCTGCGAGCTCCAGCCGACCGCCGAGCGCGGCCGCGTCCGGGAGGTCGGCGGCGGCGGCCACCGCCTCGGTCAGGTCCCGCTCGCCGGCACTGCCCGTGACGACGACCCGGTGCCCCTCGTCTGCCAGGTGCCGCACCACCTCCGCGAAGCGCTCGGCAGGCCAGCGCCGCGACGGGTGGGCGGCGCCGGGGTGGACAACGGTCGCCCCCGGATCCACCGACGGGGACTCGGGTGGCGGCAGGTCGAGGTCCGTCGGGTCGGCGGCGATGCCCGACTCCTCCAGGAGCCGGCACCAACGGCTGACTTCGTGCTCGTCCGGGCGCCAGTCCGGGCCCTCGACCAGTGGGTCGACGCACCGGAAGGCGACGAGCTCATCGGCAGCCAGCGCCAGCAGAGCGCGATGGCTCTGCGGCCCTCGCCCGTGCAGGTTGACGACCACGTCGGGGCGGCTCTCCGACCGCGGCGTCGTGAGCTCCGGCGTCGGCACCAGGCGGTCGACCGCGCCGGTGAGCGCGGCCAGCGGCTCCAGGACCGCCGGTGCGGCGAGCTCGACCCTGGCGTCGGGGTAGGCCCGGCGCACCGCCCGGTAGGCCGGCACGCCGGTGAGGAAGTCGCCCAGGCCCAGCGCGCGGTAGACCAGCACCGAGCGAGGGTCCGCCCCGGGTGCCCCGCGGTTCGGCCGCCGGGTCACGGCCAGGACGACTCTTCGGACGAGGTCACGACCAGCTCGCGGATCTCGCACCCGGGGGGCTGGGTCAGGGCGAAGAGGATGGTCGAGGCCACGTCCTCCGGCCGGTTGAGCTTGGCGTCCGGACCGGGGCGGTACTGCTCGGTCCGGTCGTCGAAGAAGGCGGTGTGCATGCCACCAGGCACGAGCAGCGTCACACCCACCTGGCCCTTGAGCTCCGCGGTCAGGGCGCGGGTGAAGCCGACGACCCCGAACTTCGCGGCGCAGTAGGCCGTCGCGTCGGAGACCGCCTTGACGCCGAGAGTCGACGCAACCGTCACGACCGTCCCTGCGGAACGCTGGAGGTGCGGGAGAGCCGCCCGCACCACGGAGACGGTCCCGAGGAGGTTGACCGAGACCACCCGCTCCCACTCCTCCGCCGGCACGTCGGCGAGCGTGCCGCACCGGTCGATGCCCGCCGCTGTCACGACACCATCGATCTGTCCGGCCCGGTCGGCGAGCTCCGAGACGGCAGCCTCGACGGCCGGCCGGTCGGCCAGGTCGACCACCACGTGCGCGACCTCCGACGGCGGAGGCACCCGGTCCAGCACCAGTGGTCGTCCTCCGGCGCCCTGCACCGCCTGCACGGTGGCTGCGCCGAGGCCGGAGGACCCTCCGGTCACCAGCACGGTCCCAGGTCGTCCCGTCACGAGTGCTCCTTCGCTGTTGCGGCGTGGGTCAAGTTTCGGCTGCTGGTCCGAGCCGCACCGATCAGGGACGAGGTGGAGCGACCGTCGAGGTAGGGCAGGATCACCGTCTGCCCGCCCCAGGACGCCACGACCGCTGCCTCGGGCAGGTCGGTCAGGGCGTAGTCGCCGCCCTTCACCCAGACGTCCGGCCGGACCCGCCGGAGCGCCTCGTCCGGCGTGCTCTCGTCGAAGACGACGACCTGGTCGACACAGCCCAGGGCCTCGAGGACGCGCGCGCGGTCACTCTCGGGCACCAAGGGACGCCCTGGCCCTTTCAGGCGGGCCACCGAGTCGTCGGAGTTCAGGCAGACGACGAGGGCGTCACCCAGGCTTCGCGCGGCTGAGAGCAGCGAGACGTGGCCGGCGTGGAGGAGGTCGAAGCACCCTCCGGTCGCCACCACGAGACCGCCGGCGTCCCGGACCTGGTCCACCGTCGGTGCGGCTGTCCCGGCCGGGACGACGTCGGTCGTGACACCTCCGACAGAGGCCGTGGTCACGAAGCACTCGGCCCCACCTCCGGCGACGAAGGCGCCAGCGGAGCGCACCGCCTCCTGCACGGCGTCGGAGACGACCGAGCCGGCACCCAGCGCGGCGGTGACGGAGGCGGCGAAGCGGTCACCGGCACCGCAGGGATCGCCGCGCTCCACCGTTTCCGCGGGCACGATCAGGGGGGCACCGGAGCCGTAGCCGACCAGGGCACCCCGCGCACCGAGCGTCACGCAGACCGCCGCCGCCTGCCACCGGCGTCGCAGCAGCTCGGCGTCGCGGCCCGCGGCAGCGAGCGGGCTGGTGTCGGCGCTGACGGCCGCGGCCAGGGCGGCCGCCTCCTGGCTGTTCGGCGTCACCAGCCGGCAGCCGGGCACCGGCTCGGCGCCGCGGACGTGGGGATCCCAGACCACGGGTCGGTCCTTGGCCGCGGCGGCGACCGCGTCGCGGACCTCGGGCGATGCCAGGACCCCACCCCCGTAGTCCGAGACCAGCACGGCGTCGCAGTCACTCAGCGCGGAGCGGGCACTGTCGGGCATGCCCTCCGGCGGGGTCGCCGTGCCGCTGTCCAGGCGGACCAGGGACTGTCCCGAGACTCGCACCCGCATCTTCTCCCGGGTGCAGCCCGAGGTCGGCAGGGCGACCAGCTCGACCCCGCGACGCCGGAGCACGTCGGCGACCGTCCGGCCCACCGGGTCGTCCCCGACAGTGGCGAGCAGCCGCACCCGGTGGCCGTCGGCCGCCAGCAGGGCGGCTGCCAGACCGGCACCGCCCGGGCGGAGCACCTCGTCGATGACGTCCACCACCGGTGCCGGGGCGTCGGGACACACCCGGTCCACCGTGCCGACGACGTCGCGGTCGAGCAGCACGTCACCCACGACGGTCAGCCGGAGGCGTGGATGCGTCACGCCACCACCTCCCGGGACCGGAGGTCGAGTACGTCGCGCGGGCACACTCCGAGGCCGACGTCGAGGGCGGCGCACACCAGGTGCAGCGCGACGAGGTGCACCTCCTGCACCGTGGCCGTGCTGTCGGCGTCGACGGCGAGCACGTCGTCACACACGTCTGCCAACGGGTTGGGTGCCGGACCGGTCATGCCCCAGACGGTGAGTCCGGCGCGGCGGCCGGCGCAGGCTGCCTGCACGACGTTCGGCGACCGCCCGCTCGTCGACATCACCACGAGCACGTCCCGGGGTCGGCCGTGCGCGAGCACCTGGCGCGCGTACAGCTCGTCCGGCCCGAAGTCGTTGACGATCGCGGTCAGTGACGAGGTCTCCGCGTGCAGGGCGATGGCGGAGAGCGGCCTACGGTCGTCCCGGTAGCGGCCCACCAGCTCCGCCGTCAGGTGCTGCGCCTGGGCGGCGCTGCCGCCGTTGCCGGCAGCGAGCAGCCGGCCGCCTGCCGGCAGCCGTTGCGCCAGGTGTCGGCCCCAGCGCTCTGTCGTGTCCGACATGGAATCACCACACCTGGCGAGCGCGGCGCACAGCGACTCCACGTGGCGGGCGCCGGTCGGCATCTCGCGGTTCACCGGGCCACCGCCAGGTGGTCGGTGCCGGCAGCGGATTCCGCCCGCTCGTCCGCGACCCGGTCGTACACGCGCTCGGTGTCTGTGGCGACCCGGTCCCATCCGTAGCGGACCCGCACCCGGTCGGCGGCGGCGAAGCCGAAGCCCTGCAGCTGCACCTGGTCCGCGAGCAGCGGCCGCAGCGCCGCCGCGAGCAGGTCCGGGCGACGCGGTGGCACGAGGATGCCGGTGACCCCGTCGACGACCGTGTCGGTCAGGCCGCCCACGGCGGACGCGACGACCGGCCGTCCGCACGCCATCGCCTCCAGCGGAGTGATCCCGAACGGCTCGTACCACGGCACCGTGACCACGGCGTCGGCCGAGCGCAGCAACGCCGGCACGTCCTCGCGCAGCACCCGGCCCAGGAACTCGACCCGGTCGGCCACGCCGTGCTCCCGCGCGACGGCACGCAGCCGACGTACGTCGGGATCGGCGTCGACGTCCGCCGGGTCGGGCCCGCCTGCGACGACGAGCTCGGTGCCGCCGACCGCGGCCAGTGCCTCGATGACCGTCTGGACGCCCTTCCGCTCGACCAGCCGTCCGATGGTCACCAGCCGGCGCAGTCCGCTGCGCGGCAACGCCGGGCCGTGCTCGGTGAAGAGAGCCAGGTCCACGCCGCAGGGCACCACCTCGACGGACTCGCGACGGACGCCCATCCGCGCCAGCTCGTCCACCTCGTCGGCGCAGGTGGCCACGACACGGTCGACGCTGCGGCCGACGGCCGCCTCCAGTCGCAGTCGCTGCGCCGGACTGGTGTCGGCCGCTCCCTGGTGCCTGCGCTTGACCGTGCCCAGCGCATGGAAGGTCTGCACGACCGGCAGGTCCAGGTCGCGGGCACCGACCAGTGCAGCCAGCCCGCTCATCCAGAAGTGCCCGTGGACGACGTCGGGGCGGTGCTCGGCCCAGGTGTCAGCCAGCGCCCGGCCGAGCTCGGGGACGAAGGGCAGCAGGTCGTCCTTCGCGACCGGCTCCGGGGGCCCCGCCGGTACGTGGTCCACCACCACACCGTCGGCGAGGCGGACCCGCCGGGGGACGCGCGGGTCGTCCCGCCGGGTGTGCACCACCACGTCGTGCCCTCGGGCCGCCAGTGCGGTGGCGAGCGCCGCCACGTGCACGTTCTGGCCTCCGGCGTCGACGCCGCCGACGACGGCGAGCGGGTTGGCGTGCTCGGACACCATCGAGATCCGCATCACGTCACCTCCTTGAGAAGTTGGTCCCAGTCGTCGAGGAAGCGACCGAGGCCGTAGCGGTCGAGTGCAGCGCGCCGTGCTGCGAGCCCGGTCTCCCGGGCGAGCGCATGGTCGTTGACGAGCTCCCGCAGGGCAGCGCGGAGCACACCGACCCTGGTCGAGACCACACCTGCGCCAGGCGGCACGGCCTCGGCTGCCTCGGTGGCCGCGAGCGCGACGACCGGCATCCCGAGGTGCATGGCCTCGATCAGGGAGAGCCCCAGAGATGTCCAGCGCAGAGGGTGCAGGTACACCCGCCGACGCGCCATCTCCTCGTGCAGCCGTGCCTGCGGTGGGTCGTCGTGCTCCGTCAGGAGCTCCGGGCTCAGCCCGAGGTGCTCGCCCAGGCCGCGCACGCCCATGCCGAAGACGTCCAGCGGCACCTCTGTCGCGAAGTGTGGCAGCAGGTCCGTGCCGGTGACCCGCCCGCGGCGGACCGGCTCGTTGACGGCGACGGCGGCGCGGGGCAGCTCGCCGGTCCAGCGCAGCCCCGGGTCGACCACTCCGTGCTCGATCACGGTGGTGGGCGCCCGCCCGCTGTCCCAGAAGACCTCGTTGAAGTTCGTGACGTGCGCGAGCACCACGTCGG includes:
- a CDS encoding SIS domain-containing protein, yielding MGPGRHRHRARVRPGRGRAGGIRCRHRPPGGGPVNREMPTGARHVESLCAALARCGDSMSDTTERWGRHLAQRLPAGGRLLAAGNGGSAAQAQHLTAELVGRYRDDRRPLSAIALHAETSSLTAIVNDFGPDELYARQVLAHGRPRDVLVVMSTSGRSPNVVQAACAGRRAGLTVWGMTGPAPNPLADVCDDVLAVDADSTATVQEVHLVALHLVCAALDVGLGVCPRDVLDLRSREVVA
- a CDS encoding glycosyltransferase — its product is MRISMVSEHANPLAVVGGVDAGGQNVHVAALATALAARGHDVVVHTRRDDPRVPRRVRLADGVVVDHVPAGPPEPVAKDDLLPFVPELGRALADTWAEHRPDVVHGHFWMSGLAALVGARDLDLPVVQTFHALGTVKRRHQGAADTSPAQRLRLEAAVGRSVDRVVATCADEVDELARMGVRRESVEVVPCGVDLALFTEHGPALPRSGLRRLVTIGRLVERKGVQTVIEALAAVGGTELVVAGGPDPADVDADPDVRRLRAVAREHGVADRVEFLGRVLREDVPALLRSADAVVTVPWYEPFGITPLEAMACGRPVVASAVGGLTDTVVDGVTGILVPPRRPDLLAAALRPLLADQVQLQGFGFAAADRVRVRYGWDRVATDTERVYDRVADERAESAAGTDHLAVAR
- a CDS encoding glycosyltransferase — encoded protein: MRVLLWHVHGSWTTAFVQGAHHYLVPVNPARDADGLGRARTYDWPDSVTEVPLEQLADAEPDVVLLQRPRDLELARAHLRREPGADLPAIWVEHNTPRGDVADATHPLADRSDVVLAHVTNFNEVFWDSGRAPTTVIEHGVVDPGLRWTGELPRAAVAVNEPVRRGRVTGTDLLPHFATEVPLDVFGMGVRGLGEHLGLSPELLTEHDDPPQARLHEEMARRRVYLHPLRWTSLGLSLIEAMHLGMPVVALAATEAAEAVPPGAGVVSTRVGVLRAALRELVNDHALARETGLAARRAALDRYGLGRFLDDWDQLLKEVT